A single genomic interval of Arthrobacter globiformis harbors:
- a CDS encoding ScyD/ScyE family protein translates to MEKQRALLAAVAAASLLLSASPAVHAAPAGKAAGSQSAPTVLTKGLLSPLHLSDGPDGSVLVSEEFAGKLTKIARDGSKSMVYRNAAWDVAGSDRGGRTIYLAESQGAGPMDPRPLAGHIRSIGADGKHRTFGDLAALEVKHNADGGTSYGFKDLPAACAAKLPKDVEVSYKGHIDSHPYGIEVYGSTIYVADAGANSIVSVDVKSGEAETVAVLPARPHTFTAKEAAALKLPGCIAGHTYRFEPVPTDVERGPDGWLYVSVLPGGPEDPALGARGAVYKVNPHNGRVKLFADDVMSPTGLDMDDNGHVYVASLFGKGVLRLSAHSREQTVVLPGVLTADVDIRGETIYATVNSLPAPNAAPDGRVVKAPLDD, encoded by the coding sequence ATGGAAAAGCAACGAGCACTTTTGGCGGCTGTCGCGGCTGCCTCACTCCTCTTGTCGGCGTCCCCGGCGGTCCATGCAGCCCCGGCAGGCAAGGCAGCAGGGAGCCAGTCCGCACCGACCGTGCTCACCAAAGGCCTGCTGAGCCCGCTTCATCTCAGCGACGGACCGGACGGTTCCGTTCTGGTCAGTGAGGAATTCGCGGGGAAGCTGACGAAAATAGCCCGGGACGGCAGCAAGTCGATGGTTTACCGAAACGCAGCCTGGGACGTGGCCGGCAGCGACCGCGGCGGCCGCACCATTTACCTGGCCGAGAGCCAAGGCGCCGGCCCCATGGATCCGAGGCCGCTGGCCGGACACATCAGAAGCATCGGCGCCGACGGCAAGCACCGCACCTTCGGCGACCTCGCTGCCCTGGAAGTGAAACACAATGCGGACGGCGGCACGAGCTACGGCTTCAAGGACCTTCCCGCCGCCTGTGCTGCCAAGCTGCCGAAGGACGTGGAGGTCTCCTACAAAGGCCACATCGATTCGCATCCCTATGGAATCGAGGTTTACGGGAGCACCATCTACGTTGCCGACGCCGGGGCCAACAGCATCGTCTCGGTTGACGTAAAGTCAGGCGAGGCTGAAACCGTAGCCGTGCTGCCGGCCCGGCCGCACACGTTCACCGCCAAGGAGGCCGCGGCCCTGAAACTTCCGGGCTGCATCGCCGGCCACACCTACCGCTTCGAGCCCGTGCCCACCGACGTCGAGCGCGGACCGGACGGCTGGCTTTACGTCTCCGTGCTGCCCGGCGGACCTGAGGACCCGGCACTGGGTGCCCGCGGAGCGGTGTACAAGGTCAATCCCCACAACGGCCGCGTCAAGCTGTTCGCCGATGACGTGATGTCACCCACCGGCCTGGACATGGACGACAACGGGCATGTGTACGTCGCGTCCCTGTTCGGTAAGGGCGTGCTGAGGCTGTCTGCACATTCAAGGGAGCAGACGGTGGTGCTTCCGGGAGTGCTCACGGCCGACGTCGACATCAGGGGCGAGACCATCTACGCGACGGTCAACTCCCTGCCGGCACCGAACGCGGCGCCGGACGGCCGTGTCGTGAAGGCCCCACTCGACGATTAG
- the rbfA gene encoding 30S ribosome-binding factor RbfA, translating into MADPARAAKLAQRIKVVVAEALGRKVKDPRLEGITVTDARVTNDLQHATVYYTVFGDQAVQADAAKGLEKAKGVLRQEVGRNITVRLTPTLEFVADQIPVNASNLEELLRTAKQRDAEVAELARNAKPAGEADPYKSDVQPDVEIDEDDFDEEGFDLADDDAIDEDRNR; encoded by the coding sequence ATGGCTGATCCGGCACGCGCTGCCAAGTTGGCGCAGCGGATTAAGGTTGTTGTTGCTGAGGCCTTGGGCCGGAAGGTGAAGGATCCCCGGCTTGAGGGGATAACTGTCACTGATGCCCGCGTGACCAATGACCTGCAGCATGCCACTGTCTACTACACCGTGTTCGGCGACCAGGCCGTGCAGGCTGATGCCGCCAAGGGGCTGGAGAAGGCCAAGGGCGTGCTGCGGCAGGAAGTGGGCCGGAACATCACCGTCCGGCTGACGCCTACGCTGGAGTTCGTCGCGGACCAGATTCCTGTGAACGCGTCCAACCTCGAGGAGCTGCTCCGCACCGCGAAGCAACGCGATGCCGAGGTGGCGGAACTGGCCAGGAACGCCAAGCCCGCGGGTGAAGCCGACCCGTACAAGAGCGACGTCCAGCCGGACGTGGAAATCGACGAAGACGACTTCGACGAAGAGGGCTTCGACCTCGCGGATGACGACGCCATCGACGAGGACCGGAACCGCTAA